In Methanosphaera sp. ISO3-F5, a genomic segment contains:
- a CDS encoding ATP-binding protein, protein MHNLISRLIVYKNINEPIFTEISRLFNKFENDNPNKDELIDDIYTQINHLLNLATKYGFNNNLWHNYLAYLIATTENPFTLISEKVGQNNGSVNQLVKHDLEIFLELFNYDFSEIENLLDIDCFSIITNYTAVVKKEQLYNKDVSLKVQELSRAIEGVTNVDEMFDIITTFYKKYGVGKYGLNRAFQLSHDEKQDFLIPITSLDDVVLDDLVGYEHQKKKLIHNTESFVKGKKANNVLLYGDAGTGKSTSIKAILNQYYPQGLRMIEVYKHETKYLPKIIKEIKNRNYKFIIYMDDLSFEESESEYKYLKALIEGGLETNPDNVLIYATSNRRHLIKETWNERVNSSSSEELYHSDTIREKLSLVDRFGMSIGYYKPTIKEYFNIVKTIARRYPEITLSDEELEREANKWLMNHGSPSGRTAEQLVYYLLGNY, encoded by the coding sequence ATGCATAATTTAATATCGAGACTGATAGTTTATAAAAACATAAACGAACCAATATTTACTGAAATATCAAGATTATTCAATAAATTTGAAAACGACAACCCCAACAAGGACGAACTGATAGATGACATATACACCCAGATTAATCATCTACTTAACTTAGCCACAAAATACGGTTTTAACAACAACCTATGGCACAACTACCTTGCATACCTGATTGCAACAACAGAAAATCCATTCACACTAATAAGTGAAAAAGTTGGACAGAACAATGGAAGCGTAAACCAGCTTGTTAAGCATGACCTTGAAATATTCCTGGAACTCTTCAACTACGATTTTAGTGAAATAGAAAACCTGTTAGACATAGACTGTTTCAGTATCATAACCAACTATACTGCCGTAGTTAAAAAGGAACAGTTATATAACAAGGATGTTAGCCTAAAAGTCCAGGAATTAAGCAGGGCGATTGAAGGCGTGACAAATGTGGATGAAATGTTTGACATTATCACCACTTTCTATAAGAAGTATGGTGTCGGCAAATATGGATTAAACAGGGCATTCCAATTATCTCATGATGAAAAACAGGACTTTCTCATACCTATAACATCACTTGATGATGTGGTGCTTGATGACCTGGTAGGATATGAACATCAGAAAAAGAAGCTGATTCATAATACTGAAAGTTTTGTTAAGGGAAAAAAGGCTAATAATGTGTTATTGTATGGTGATGCAGGTACCGGTAAGTCAACCAGCATTAAGGCTATTTTAAACCAGTATTATCCGCAGGGTTTGAGGATGATAGAAGTTTATAAGCATGAAACCAAGTATTTGCCAAAGATTATTAAGGAAATTAAGAATCGTAACTATAAGTTCATAATATACATGGATGATTTGTCATTTGAGGAGTCCGAGAGTGAATACAAGTATCTTAAGGCCTTAATAGAGGGTGGTCTTGAAACTAATCCAGATAATGTTTTAATATATGCTACCAGTAATCGCAGACACCTTATTAAGGAAACATGGAACGAGAGAGTTAATTCTTCATCCAGTGAGGAATTATATCATTCAGATACCATTCGTGAGAAGTTGTCATTGGTTGACCGTTTTGGTATGAGTATTGGCTATTATAAGCCTACCATTAAGGAGTATTTTAATATTGTTAAAACTATTGCACGAAGGTACCCTGAGATTACCCTTAGTGATGAAGAGTTAGAAAGGGAAGCTAATAAGTGGCTTATGAACCATGGTTCCCCATCCGGACGTACAGCCGAACAACTGGTATATTACCTGCTAGGAAACTATTAA
- the guaA gene encoding glutamine-hydrolyzing GMP synthase translates to MMDTKQFIEESIENIKNEVQDEKVIIALSGGVDSSVATALASEAIGHQLEAIFVDHGLLRKGEAEEVENTFKDKINFKLVNAEDEFIAALAGVTDPEKKREIIGHKFIEVFEREAKKSGAKYLLQGTIAPDWIESEGNIKSHHNLTLPDGLVLEIIEPLRELYKDEVREVGTELGLPDSIVHRQPFPGPGLAVRVLGDITKEKLEICREANAILNKHVEEEGLHKDLWQYFVVLTDSKVTGVKGDQRDFGYLVVIRMVQSFDAMTANVPDIPWPFLHKVSQEITANVPEITHVSLSLSNKPPSTIEFE, encoded by the coding sequence ATAGAAGAATCAATAGAAAACATAAAGAATGAAGTACAAGACGAAAAAGTGATAATTGCATTATCCGGAGGAGTAGACAGTTCCGTAGCAACCGCTCTAGCATCCGAGGCAATAGGCCACCAACTGGAAGCAATCTTCGTAGACCATGGCCTGCTAAGAAAAGGTGAAGCAGAAGAAGTGGAAAACACGTTCAAAGACAAAATCAACTTCAAACTAGTGAACGCTGAGGATGAATTCATAGCAGCACTCGCCGGAGTAACAGATCCTGAGAAGAAAAGGGAAATTATTGGACATAAGTTTATTGAAGTGTTTGAAAGAGAAGCTAAAAAGTCAGGAGCTAAATACTTATTACAGGGAACTATTGCACCGGACTGGATAGAAAGTGAAGGAAACATTAAATCCCACCACAACCTAACCCTGCCTGACGGATTAGTGCTTGAAATAATCGAGCCACTACGCGAATTATATAAGGATGAAGTAAGAGAAGTAGGAACAGAACTAGGATTACCAGACTCTATCGTCCACAGACAACCATTCCCAGGACCAGGACTTGCAGTAAGAGTACTGGGTGACATTACCAAGGAAAAACTGGAAATATGCAGAGAAGCAAATGCTATCCTTAACAAGCACGTGGAAGAGGAAGGATTACATAAGGATTTATGGCAATACTTTGTAGTGTTAACAGATAGTAAAGTAACCGGAGTAAAAGGAGATCAGCGTGACTTCGGATACCTTGTAGTTATACGTATGGTTCAGTCATTCGATGCAATGACAGCAAATGTGCCGGATATTCCATGGCCATTTTTACATAAAGTATCACAGGAAATTACTGCAAACGTTCCCGAGATAACACACGTATCATTATCACTGAGCAATAAGCCTCCAAGTACTATAGAATTCGAATAA